The Gambusia affinis linkage group LG09, SWU_Gaff_1.0, whole genome shotgun sequence DNA window GTACcagttctattggcagattatttcactcataagtgggaaaaatgtcttgttataagtgaaattatttgccaatggaactagaattTCTTTTCACccatattaaggaattaatgatttaaaacaagctcatatttcttagTTACtcgtaagttagttttgtcttttttcaagtgtaataagatatctATACTAAAAACTAGAGAAAGATACTTgttaagactttgtgtttttgcagtgtgtgtggCAGTATTTTGTAATTCCTGTGAGATAATAAACTGGGACATTTTAGCCTTCAAATTTAGATTGTAGGAATTTTTAAATGCTTCACAAAATGATGCATAAAAGTCACTTAATCTTATCCTTAACATATCCAAATGTTAAGGATAAATATTTCTCTAATTgaagagaaatatttccaaGTTCAGCAATGCTGTaatatatggaaaataaaatattagcatcATATAATCAAACTGGCATGCAAAGGtttaaaatcctaataaatattcaacatcGGATCATTTTGATTACGACTGAAGTTGATCAAAGTAcctaaacaaaaaaagcaggaaataatattaatcTGTGCTGTCTTTATAGCCACTTTTGGAAGTTGGCAGTCTTATCCATAACAACCAGaagctacaaaaaaatgtaatcatgcATAAACGTTAAGATGTTGGAAGaaaagcaatttctttttttctataaataatgTGACATTAATGTGTCTGTAAATATATGTTGCATAATACACTTTGGTTGTTTATTCAAGAGACAGGAAACTAAAATCAACTGGTAATTGGTAATAATTAAAAAGGGAAGGAGGATTAAATAAGCATGCTTCTTCTTCCTACCCCCTTTCATTGCtctttttagttgttgtttgtCTATTTTGATTGTTGCCAAGTTGCTGTTTTAATCAactaaaacacttaaaagtCAACATGTTCTAATCCAATCAAGCCATTTTGTGAacaatttgaatatttcaatttatttgcaACATCAGAAACTCGGTTATTCATGTGTCCTTAAATCTCTCAGCCACATTTCCTGCAGTCTGGTTCAGTTGTTTTCAAAATACACTCCTTGCATATAAAGTTGAATGCAAAGAGCAGGAATGTGTGGTTAGACCATGCATTCCTTCATACCATGTGTGCACGTTATTTTAAGATGTTAGGTTATGGCGACGTGAAGGGAAAATGCAACTTCAATTTAACCGTTTACTATCACTTTTTTCCAAATGCTTACAAAATGTCTAGTTTTTGCAACAATTTGCATCTCATTTTAACCTGGACGTCTTATTAGCTGTTTTTCATGtactttaattgcatttccaCTGACCAGATaactgacattttgaaaataaattcacttaagGAAAAGActtcaattttgaaaaaactcttGTTAGATTTATCACCATTATTTATTGATTGCATTCAACTGGATTGAATTGGACTTCTTTAAATACCTTTTAGTCCTTCGACCTTTCAGTTTGCGGCTACTTTCATAACCAACTTGAAGTGAATAAACAACTGAGAATCCAAATCTTTATAGTAAAAGTTAGTATTGATTCCACTATTTACCTGCTAAACCTCCGGCTAGCCAGATGGAGCAGGGATGAGGGCTGGACGAGCTGGAAGGGGTCAGCAGGTCACAGAAGATGGAGTAAGGGATGAAGTAGAGTGCGTATCCGGGGACGTCCCTCAGGATCATGGCCCCGGCCCCCCTGTAGAGTCCCTGTATGCCCTGGGTCTGCAGGATGCTGCTGATGCAGTGAATCGGGCCTTTGTAGAGTCGCTGGTTGGGAATGTCAACGGAGCGAAGCGGGATGTTGGTGCCGTTGGCCACATTACCAGCCAGCTGGAGGttctctggaaaaaataaaaaataaatatatatttacattagtTTAATAGAAGTATCAGGGGCAGACTGTGATGGCACAaagaaggagagaagaaaatttaatttattttgtgatttaaagaatatttttggatGTCTGAAGTGCCAGCtaggactatagagcgcacctcacTAAAGGCcacaaagtttttctaaaaaatctggaaacgtaccggactataagccgctggtatctccaCTGCTCTCGGTTTTCCGCTGCGTCCTTAATAAATTTGCTATTAAAGACGCAGCCCTGCGTTGGAGTTTATGTGCAGCAGCTATCGATCTGTGCTGCCAGATCGatagccttcaacttaaaagcgCCATCATATGAATTTCTTCCTGTTGTCTCCATGATGAGGCGGTATGAGTTTGTAAACATTTCTCCGtagtgcctgctgctagcacgcgcttgttctaaatgaaaatcagcactttcttctttgatctCCTATTTTCTGATTCACTTCCCGCTATGGAGCCCCCTGGCggctgaagaaaaatccacagaaaagcctcACCGGACTGTAACCCGCAAGCTTCAAAGCGGGAGGAAAAAGTAGAGGCCTATAGTCCAAAAAATAcggtaataaatatttttacttttgtagctttcttctgattttgtgtttttgtaatatttagatACCTGTGTTTCCATTACTAATGTGtataaaactttgtcaatattatgCTAATGTtgcaattgtgttttttccaattaaaattcCATGtgaataagttattaaaaaacatccTCTAGCCTGCTGTCTTCTTTGTCTTATACggtgaatggaaacacagctaatgtTTCAATTCATGAAAcaaatcctaaaataaacacacaatctGAGTAACTGTGAATCAATGGAGATAAGGAAGATGTATTCTTAGGAGAAAAAAGCTAGTCAAACCAGGAGGTTACAAAAGAACATCCACCAGCCTCTTTTAAGGTgattgctgcaaaaacacaacattttaccatttagtttagtttcttgtgcaaaaatcttagtacacttaaaataagacaaacaaacttacaagtagcttttcagcaagatgtaaaagcttgttttaagtaaataattccttaataatgatgaaaaaatatgctagttccactggcagattatttcacttataacaaaacatttctcctatgttagaagtaaaataaactgcatgTGGAGCTAGTGattttttaacaacattaaggaattgacttaaaaaaagctccaatgtcttactgaaaagttacttggaaGTTAGTTTGGtctaatttcaagtgtactaacaaATTTGCACTGGAAAATAGCaatacttttctatttttgtagaGATGGTATCGGGATAGTTTGGACTTTTTAGCTGCTTCAGGATCAggataatttgattaaattaaattatgctCATTTGCAGGAGGATATTAATGTAAAACACATCAGCAggtttttctctgaaaacaatCCTAGAGTTTTCAACAACTTTTTTGTCAGGTAACCTCAGCACTTTTTCACAGTCACCATTAAAAATCTGACATAATTTCACCACATGACCAACTGCGCACCACTGCTTTAACAAGCTGGAGCTTATTAACCACCAAGAACCACGAAGCTGACCTCCAAACCGTGTCCTCAAGTCTGACTTAACTTTCTGGCCCTTTGCACcactataaaacaataaaagagatTTTAGAAACCAAAGCCAAAGTGTCTTTGAGGAACTATTAGATGAGGTCAGAGGTAAAAGGCGTGAAGCAGCTATAAATGTTTCATCTACCATTTTATCTAACAATTGACCTACATCCGCCCTTAATTTATTGGTTTACTGTTTAACAGACCAAACTGTCTGCCACAGATATGACCTTGCAAGACCCGATAATGGTGAGACTAAGAAATTTATAAgccctcagaaaaaaaaactcggACATCacataatgaaaatatttcaaagaggaagaaaatagaGTTACTGGAAAGGGGGACATTTCATACATGTTCAGTTTTGAAATTGGCTTTGATGAAACTGAAAGTGACATATCTGGAGGAAAAAGATCTGCAGGAATCTTACAAGATTTCTGCCAAGAAAAATagtagtttttacattttcctcagtaaatagaaaaataaaacctccaaacaggaaaaaaaacccaaacacacagaTTTACCTGCCAGAACCATTTGTGTCTGCATTTGCAGTCGGATCTTGACCAGGTCCACTGGAGCGCCGAGCCCCACTGAGATCAGTCCAGTCAGCATGCTGGCCACAGTCAGGTCCAGCATGCCGCAGGGATGCCGTCCGTCGCCATAGCGATACTTGCTTATGAGCCTTTGAGTGTTGCTGAAGAAGCCAAACACAACTGAGTTGTAGATAGTGATGCTGGCGAGCGGGAAAGACATGCCCTTAAAGAACCCCATCACCTGAGCGtcgcattaaaaaaagaaaagaaaaatcaggacTTCTGGtccatttaaacaaaacaaaaaataagtggaacaaatagaaaaagaggcaacaaaaaaggttttgaggATCAAAACACAGCTGTCCACAGAGCTGTAAGTATGTACAGTAAACCAATAAAACTGgtcaaaactgacaaaaagagaaaaaataaccAGTCATAATGTAATGAATACGATGGAAATCAACAGATGTTTATGTGCCGTAAGATGGATGTCACGTGCAGTTAAAATGGTGGCTGAGAGGAAGTTCAGAGGTCAGGTGTTTACCGTCTCCTTCCTGTAGATGGAGAGGATGCAGTGCAGCGTGTTCTGGTAGCCACTTCCTGCCTGGAGCCGCGTCTGGAGGATGAAAACGTCCAGAAATTAGTGAGgagcatccaaccaaccaacaaccaaccaaccaactaacaaccaaccaaccaaccatccatccatccatccatccatccatccattcttttCTATAGAAGAAAGTCTAATTTCCAAACTGTAGGAACTTTTTCCACCTTGTTCCAGTTAAAtaccaaactttaaaaaatttaattattaaacctttttattcagaaatgtcaGAGACAAATAatcccattttcttttctgtgatgTTGAGTAACGTCACTCTGTCTGAAAATGCATAAATGTTAACCCTGCTtgttgaaaagaagaaaggattGTTGTTTGTCCCCTTCATACTTTTTGTAGctgcacataaataaaatcaaagcaacGTGTCTAAAAGGTTTTTGTACAATGAGGTAGAAGTTATCGAGCAACATGTGGTAGTGTCTTTATAGAGGCTTTTACCATGCTGCAATCAGGAGGAGACAGTTGTAAAGATTGAAATGCGGGGAAGTTCAGTCTTAATTACCTTCACTGTATCCAGCGGATGTCCTACGACCACACTGGAGGCGCCTGCAgccagcagaaaaacacaggcAGACACAGTGAATACACAATGTaccaggagaagaagaaaacacaaggTATCTTGTTGTTGAGGGAAAACTTTCTGAgagttttgttactttttaagacaaaaacatgctCATTCATcaaagagagaagaaaggagTCTGTTAATTTACTACATTTGGATGGTAGCTTTGTGATGAAACTTTCAGAGATATGCAGAAAGGTTTGCACAAAGAGTACGCTCTGGTCAGTTGGAGCATGCAAAGTGGATTTATCTCTACTGGGTCTTACAGATAAAACATGGACACTATTAGACAGCAGCACAAAAGCAATGTTAGCAAACAAACCATTCAACGGGAGAGTTTCCAACCCTGGGACCAAGATAATGACATGTTCTGCTAACTCAGTGAGCCCCAGCAAACATAGTTAGGACTCAACATAAGGCTTTTACATTGAGTGTAAAAGCCTTATGTGCTCAGAGCTTTTCTAAGCTCTGGGAGCGATGCTGCACATGACGCTGCTGACACATCTGAAGATAAAGCCTTCTTTTATCGCCCTGACGGGTTGGTATGTCAGAAAGTATGAATATGAGGCCCAGCCACACATGCAGCAAGCTGTTCCCGATGCCGTGCATATGGGAAAAAACCCATTAATCATCCGTTAGTCAAAAAGcatcaaaatgtaaagtaaaattgCAACAAGTTTTGATTAAACAACCTTTTTATAATTTAGCTTTTAACTCCTTAACTAATAAGTTGACAAAATGACATCCTTAAAATGAAGATCTCAACATATTCGGAGTTAATTCTGCAGCCATTATTGTATCTGAAACATGGAAAAAGTTAACTCAAACAGCTGTATTTTTCATTACTTGAGCCGTTGGGAGTTGatgagtaatttttaaaaaatcagctAAGTCCATGACTCTAAGACTTTGTGCAATCAGAAAatccagaggagctgcagaaaagTGTAATTTGTAATCTGCTCAagattatatatttttgctgTCTACTTCATCCATAAGAAAGATGTGAAATTtatcagaggaagaaaagtatccatgtttttctcagtaaacatTATTCTTATGGGCCCATTTCAATGAGATTCAGTGTCAGTAACAAGCTATATAATtcactcaaaaaaataaatctaacctaataaatccataaataaagTAACGCTGAGCTGAATTACAGATTAAATATGTACTGGATGGAGGAAATACTTGAGATTTGTCGAGTGAggtactgtaaataaaatagaaacactttttatactttttgccacacagaaacaaccaacctgaacaagatatttttccagtTGCAGATTCTTgattttactgcatttaaaccaattaaatttttttcttcacatttttgcagcatttaatttttttgcttgtagtatacaaaaaaaatattaatatgatgcaacactttaaaaaaattcttaaaattaatttacttaactttattattgcataaagttttattttacatgattgGCAAACCAAATACTTTCTGTTTACTGGACAAACAACCACTTGATTCTAAACCCAGGCCTGCTTTTCTATTGGAGTTACGCAATGTATGAAAGTAAGCAGTAGGGCCCCCTACTGGCCACATTGTTCACTGCAAGCATTTGACTAAAAGCGGATTTCAAAGTAACAGGAACAATTTGTACGCAACGAGTAACGCAcagtcaaaaaatattttatataagcaaaaatgaaacattttacaactttatttaatttttggtaATAAAAGGAGGGAAGGAGAGAGATTTCTAGTATGGTGAAAacggaggagggaggaggaggattcCTGTATAGACCCCCCTTTGTTTTTACAGGATGTGGATGCAGTAGTTTTCCATCTTAAAAGTTGCTGAAGGACATTAACCGAAGATTGTGCAGGTGTATGAAGTAGGTTATCTTACTTCTCAAATGTAATTTAGCAAAGTAATTCGTGGTtatagaaaggaaaaaatttgaaaataattcccTTCATCATTTTCCTCCACTGAACAACGCGTTTCTGACCCAATACAATAAGCAGAAGAGTTTATTTCTCACCGCCGATCCATCCTGCGACGAAATCATCCAGACAAAAATTCTTTGagctcatttttttaaacttagaaATTCAGCTCATCAGCCTAGCGCATCAAAACTCCGCCAGAAATCCTCCGTATCTGCGAAAACAGGCGAGCATCGCTTCTTATCAAAACCCAACTGACTTCACGCCTTTCTGggaaaacaaaactatattttaGGCGCTGTCTGAATTGATAAAGAGAGAACGACGCAGCTCTCCGCAGCCAACCAATCAGGATTAAGTGTGGGTGTGCGGCACAGATCCAATACCCAATCAGGGGCGGGGTTTTAAAGCCGAGCAGCCAATAGGAAGGCCTTCATGGTAATGAGCCATGAGGAGGTAAAAGCAGAATATCAGAACCGTATTTCTGTTAATAAAGATCGAATTTGAAGTTCGTCTTAGAGATACGGATCTTTTGCCTTAACTAACCTGAAAGAACCGGTTCTTTCAGGTCccgaacagattttttttcaacgTAATATTATAAGTACTTACTTCAAAATTCAAACTAActgtataaacatttttttctttcaatatgtATTGTCAAAAAACGTATTTTCggtgtttttattatgatatTATAAAGTAAATACGATAAAtggtggtttttaaaaaaactttaaagatctGGAGACAGCCTGTGTCTCACAGgttatttataaataacattttatgtctTGAATATACACAGCAAGTTAATTAATAATTGCATACAAACAcatgagataaaataaaatattgaatatacttaaaattttaaatcgAACATCATATTTACTTAACAGGCAGATACAATTAGTACCCAGAAATAGACAATAAAACTATTCTAACACAATCCAACCTCATATTacaattaaattcagtttagtaaaacattgtttatgaTTGGAGGCCCAGCTGGTCGCGTATACATCAAAACACAAAGCtcttgtttttaggttttcat harbors:
- the slc25a48 gene encoding solute carrier family 25 member 48; this encodes MSSKNFCLDDFVAGWIGGASSVVVGHPLDTVKTRLQAGSGYQNTLHCILSIYRKETVMGFFKGMSFPLASITIYNSVVFGFFSNTQRLISKYRYGDGRHPCGMLDLTVASMLTGLISVGLGAPVDLVKIRLQMQTQMVLAENLQLAGNVANGTNIPLRSVDIPNQRLYKGPIHCISSILQTQGIQGLYRGAGAMILRDVPGYALYFIPYSIFCDLLTPSSSSSPHPCSIWLAGGLAGSISWVTATPADVVKSRMQADAQLQKKYKGVLHCIVQSYRTEGAEVFFRGASVNAIRGFPMSSTMFLMYELSLQFFRSH